A single region of the Oryzias latipes chromosome 19, ASM223467v1 genome encodes:
- the LOC105356577 gene encoding zinc finger BED domain-containing protein 1-like, translating to MSCACSIHGRKRKETKGSVGRERRAFKRSRRRGKGHLSSCKMSHRKRSSIWMHFSLEADSKSKCNICHKIISYKSGSTNNLHRHLKTQHSIVKITEVKREHYSDDEVESACTFASASGRRCPNAAVTETTASVSTSGRLNTNAAVPETTASVSTSGRCYSNAAVPETTATPSAPVTTGPSPTHEQTCLCRDFSLPALTPLKQGEIDEELAKMIVSDFQPFKIVEDRGFENFCYALNPSYVLPCWGALTQKVSHMYETEVASLKTRLSRVSAVCFTTDCWTSQAATSFVSVTCHFVEDFRMSSCLLDCFEFNEQHTGNLAKKLLGVAAEWEVDKKVVCCITDNTPNITEAIQLTGWTHLPCLAHTINLVVRNALKGPQSIINKVREAVEYFRGSTEGAQQLKETQLQMNMDVLRPKRDCVTRWNSTYYMLQSFLINKNPIVYTLAVTNAPVQPLSPEEWVTLQEICTLLKPFEEVTVELIAESYMTASKVILLVRGLQRATADFQRRATTQPAQDMVNALSSGMSARFYRIEFDYILADAAALDPRFKRMAFVDGGTADEAFQRVSAAAASLTTSTSKPIQQPVQEEEAGSGDPESIVWSYFHEDVAETMATRNPTADAVMEVRGYLEEPLLPKNEDPLIWWKIRGPVYPRLSKLVAKKLCIVATSVPAERIFSKVGEIFTQRRSRLKPAKVRSLVFLNENLPKDKK from the exons ATGAGCTGTGCATGCTCAATTCAcgggaggaaaagaaaagaaacaaaagggaGTGTCGGCAGAGAGCGGCGTGCGTTCAAGCGCAGCAGGAGGAGGGGGAAGGGCCATCTGTCATCGTGCAAAATGAGCCACAGAAAGAGGAGCAGCATTTGGATGCACTTTTCGCTTGAGGCAGACAGTAAGTCTAAGTGCAATATTTGCCATAAAATAATCTCATATAAGTCAGGCTCCACAAACAATTTACACAGGCATTTAAAAACTCAACACTCCATTGTTAAAATCACAGAGGTGAAGAGAGAGCATTATTCTGACGATGAAGTGGAGAGTGCCTGTACGTTTGCCTCCGCCTCAGGCAGACGCTGTCCGAATGCCGCAGTCACAGAAACCACAGCGTCTGTCTCCACCTCAGGCAGACTCAATACTAACGCTGCAGTCCCAGAAACCACAGCGTCTGTCTCCACATCAGGGAGGTGCTATAGTAATGCTGCAGTCCCTGAAACCACAGCTACACCATCAGCCCCTGTTACAACTGGGCCCTCACCAACACATGAACAAACCTGCCTTTGTCGGGACTTCTCCCTTCCTGCACTGACCCCATTGAAACAGGGGGAGATAGACGAAGAGCTGGCAAAGATGATAGTTAGTGATTTCCAACCATTTAAAATTGTGGAAGACAGAGGCTTTGAAAACTTCTGCTACGCTCTCAACCCCTCCTACGTTCTTCCATGTTGGGGGGCACTGACCCAGAAAGTGTCTCACATGTATGAGACAGAAGTAGCATCACTGAAGACAAGACTGTCCAGAGTGTCAGCAGTTTGCTTCACAACAGACTGTTGGACGTCACAGGCTGCAACGTCATTCGTGTCTGTAACGTGTCACTTTGTTGAAGACTTTCGTATGTCCTCCTGCCTCCTGGACTGCTTTGAATTTAATGAGCAGCACACAGGTAACTTGGCAAAGAAGCTCCTCGGTGTTGCAGCAGAGTGGGAGGTCGACAAGAAAGTGGTGTGCTGCATAACAGACAACACCCCGAACATCACAGAGGCCATTCAGTTAACAGGATGGACCCACCTCCCGTGCCTGGCACACACCATCAATCTTGTTGTAAGAAATGCTCTTAAAGGTCCACAATCCATCATTAATAAAGTTAGAGAAGCAGTGGAATACTTTCGTGGAAGCACAGAGGGAGCGCAACAACTGAAGGAAACACAGCTCCAAATGAACATGGACGTActacgacccaaacgagactgTGTCACAAGATGGAACTCAACATATTACATGTTGCAAAGTTTCCTCATCAACAAAAACCCCATTGTCTACACCCTGGCTGTTACCAATGCACCTGTCCAGCCTTTATCTCCAGAGGAATGGGTTACATTGCAGGAAATATGCACCCTCTTGAAGCCTTTTGAAGAGGTCACCGTTGAGCTCATTGCAGAAAG CTACATGACTGCCTCCAAAGTAATACTGCTGGTCAGGGGGTTGCAGAGAGCCACGGCGGATTTCCAGAGGAGGGCAACAACACAACCAGCACAAGACATGGTCAACGCCCTTTCCTCTGGCATGTCAGCTAGATTCTACAGAATCGAATTCGACTACATCCTTGCTGATGCTGCTGCGCTGGACCCAAGATTCAAAAGGATGGCATTCGTGGATGGTGGCACTGCGGACGAGGCTTTTCAAAGAGtatcagctgcagcagcaagcCTAACAACTAGCACCAGCAAACCCATCCAGCAACCGGTCCAGGAGGAAGAAGCAGGCAGTGGTGATCCAGAATCAATTGTTTGGAGCTATTTCCATGAGGAC GTAGCTGAAACAATGGCAACTCGTAACCCCACGGCAGACGCTGTTATGGAGGTGCGGGGCTACCTAGAGGAGCCTCTTCTTCCAAAAAATGAAGATCCTCTCATATGGTGGAAAATTCGGGGCCCCGTGTACCCTAGGCTTAGCAAACTCGTGGCCAAGAAGCTTTGCATTGTGGCCACATCAGTTCCAGCCGAAAGAATTTTCTCAAAAGTTGGAGAAATATTCACACAGAGGAGAAGTCGTCTGAAGCCGGCAAAAGTGAGATCGCTCGTCTTCCTCAATGAGAATTTGCCGAAAGACAAGAAGTAA